One region of Juglans regia cultivar Chandler chromosome 4, Walnut 2.0, whole genome shotgun sequence genomic DNA includes:
- the LOC108988428 gene encoding spermidine hydroxycinnamoyl transferase-like, whose amino-acid sequence MVTLKSTSTIFPSKPTPGGVLQLSENDQKMQWNHARVIYIYKTTSDNNEQTTTLETLKDSLSRALVPYYPLAGRLRWIHSGRLELHCNAKGSQISEAYSEAKLDELGFAPTKAVEDLVPKVDYGSPIEDWPLMLVQVTSMDQLARGDELEENEMPFHDRTILRSSEPLLPPRFEHIEFTKPPLLLGHTDAKEEQMKETCATILKVTKEQVEGLRKKANDIPHQDMEMVVTRPYSRYEAVARHLWRCICKARASDNTQPTRLSLAVDFRSRLKPSLPPGYFGNVVLPTVTSKCVHGDLLAKPLSYAARKIREAIERITDEYIRSALDYITSQEDVSALRSNFHIRAYTKTPNFLGNPNVYIGSWINLPVYGMELDYGWGKPIYVGPGLLNDDGKSFIMSSPTANGSLLIALRLQTEYMDSFKKLFYEDVHCHQAKLTNLET is encoded by the exons atggTGACCCTCAAGTCTACTTCCACCATCTTTCCCAGCAAGCCTACACCGGGAGGCGTATTACAGTTATCAGAGAACGACCAAAAAATGCAATGGAATCATGCACGCGTCATCTATATCTACAAAACCACCAGCGACAACAACGAACAAACAACAACACTCGAGACACTGAAAGACTCCCTGAGCCGTGCATTGGTTCCCTATTACCCACTAGCTGGTCGACTACGCTGGATTCATAGTGGCCGACTGGAACTCCATTGTAATGCCAAGGGCTCACAAATATCAGAAGCTTATTCAGAAGCAAAACTTGATGAACTTGGGTTTGCACCAACAAAGGCAGTCGAAGATTTGGTCCCTAAGGTTGATTATGGTAGTCCGATTGAGGATTGGCCCTTGATGCTGGTGCAAGTCACAAG CATGGACCAATTGGCACGAGGAGATGAATTGGAGGAGAATGAGATGCCTTTCCATGATCGCACCATATTACGATCATCCGAACCACTTTTGCCTCCACGCTTTGAGCATATAGAGTTCACAAAACCACCACTCCTATTAGGACACACTGATGCCAAAGAGGAGCAGATGAAAGAAACTTGTGCCACCATATTGAAAGTCACCAAAGAGCAAGTCGAGGGACTAAGGAAAAAAGCCAACGACATCCCACATCAAGACATGGAAATGGTGGTGACACGACCTTATTCTCGATATGAAGCAGTCGCTAGGCACTTATGGAGGTGTATATGCAAGGCACGAGCGAGTGATAACACTCAACCAACAAGACTTTCCTTAGCGGTTGATTTTCGTAGTCGCTTGAAGCCGTCTCTCCCCCCAGGATACTTTGGAAACGTAGTTCTTCCGACCGTAACATCGAAATGTGTCCATGGCGACCTCTTGGCCAAACCACTTAGTTATGCTGCTAGAAAAATAAGGGAAGCCATCGAACGTATCACAGACGAGTATATAAGGTCTGCTCTTGATTATATAACTAGCCAGGAGGATGTGAGTGCTTTGAGGAGTAACTTCCATATTCGTGCATACACAAAAACACCTAATTTCTTAGGAAATCCCAACGTTTATATTGGAAGTTGGATTAATTTGCCAGTTTATGGTATGGAATTGGATTATGGATGGGGAAAGCCAATCTACGTCGGTCCAGGATTATTAAATGATGATGGCAAGTCGTTCATCATGTCAAGTCCAACTGCTAATGGATCTCTCCTCATAGCACTTCGTTTGCAAACAGAATACATGGATTCTTTTAAGAAGCTCTTCTATGAGGACGTCCATTGTCACCAAGCGAAGCTTACAAATCTAGAAACTTAA